TGCTTGGGATTTTGAACGATATCCTCGATTTTTCGAAAGTGGAAGCGGGAAAGCTTGAGCTTGATCCACGCCCTTTTTATCTGGACGGTGTGCTGAGTCAAATGCGGAATCTCTTTACACAATCCGCCTACGAAAAATCGCTCCATTTAGCCTTTGAAACCTCTATTCCACTGGATACGGCATATATTGGCGATGATTTGCGGCTGCAGCAGATTTTAATGAATCTTATCGGCAACGCGATAAAATTTACCGATCAGGGTGAAGTGCGCACAAAAATTACCCGCATTCGTCAAGAAGGCCATGTCTGCTGGCTTGCTTTTGCGATTCGTGACACCGGTATCGGTATTTCCGAGGAGCAACAGAGTCGTCTCTTTCAGGCCTTCAGCCAAGCCGACACCTCTACTATGCGCGATTACGGTGGCACTGGGTTGGGGTTAGTTATCTGTCAACGGCTTGTGTTGGCGATGGGTGGCGATGGGATAACGGTCGAAAGTACGCTGGGGATGGGATCGACGTTCCGTTTTGCACTCCCCTTTCAGGCCTGCCGCCCTGAACAAGAACGACAATTGCTGATGAGTAAAACGGTAGTCGATTCGGCACCGTTCTTTCCGCTTTGTGGACACGTTTTGCTGGTAGAGGATAACCCCATTAATCAAGAGGTTGCTTTGGAGCAATTACACAGTATCGGCGTGAGCGTTCGTGTGGCAAATAATGGAGTAGAAGCTCTTGATATGGTCAATGAAAACCACTTTGACGCCATCTTAATGGATATTCAGATGCCGGAAATGGACGGGTATGAAGCCACGAGACACATTCGCCGAACACACCCCGATGTGCCGATTATCGCCCTGACCGCTGCCGCCATGATCGAAGACAAACAAAAAGTTTTACAGGTCGGAATGAATGATCATTTAGGGAAACCTATCAATGCGCAGACGTTGCGCGCCACTCTGGCGCGCTGGTTGCCTCAAGAGACGCAGCCAAATGACGGAAAGTCTGCCGCAATCCAAAAGGCACACGTCACGAACGATGATGACGTTGTCGGTATGAATGTGGCGCTGGGTGTCGAGCGGTTGGGGGGAAATAGAGCCCTGTATCAGCGCCTCATTGGCGCCTTTGGCGAGCAGCTGCGCGAAACATTTCTGCCACAATTAGAGCCATTATTTCAATCACGAAATGCTTTAACGATGGAACAATGCAAGACGCTGGAAGCTTTTGCCCACACCCTGAAGGGGATTGCCGGTAACTTAGCACTGGAGGAGCTGGCGCGCGCCTCTTTTGAAGCAAATACCATACTCAAGCGTGGCGAATCACCTGAACCTCACATAGTAGAAACGCTCTACTCCAGCGTCAGGCAGGCGCAAGACGCCATCGTACAGTGGCTGGAAGCTCAACAGCAACCAACTGTGGAAGACGACGAAAGCAGTGTTGATCTTGAACGTGCTATCCCTTTACTGGAGACGATCCGCGATCAAGTGGCACGTGGCGAATGGGTTGAGTCGACCTTTTGGGAACCAGTTGGGAAGCTACTTCCCCATGCTATTCGTCAACAGTATTGGAGTGATATCGAACGGGCGCTGCGCAATGTTGCCTATCAAGAAGCGCATACACTGATAGATACGCTTTTGCTGGCGATACAAACCTCGGCCAGTGGGGCAGCGCAAGGGGGAACTCTATGAGCGCATTTCCGTACGGCACCATCGACTCGCCTGCGATGTTGCAACAAAAAATAGAAGAATTGCTCGCGACCAATGCCGAATTGGTGCTGAAGAATGAAGAACTAGAAAATATCATTGCCATTGCTTCGCACGATTTACGTTCTCCGCTGGTCAATATTCATAGGTTTAGCCAGCGACAGGAGAAATTGATGGGGTTTCTGCTGAATCGCCTTGCGTGTTCCGATGTGCCGGATGCGGTACGTGCCGACCTTGCATCGATGTTGCATGAAGAGATCCCGACAGCGCATACGTTTATACAATCAAGCACGCGAAAAATGGATTCATTGATCAATGGATTGCTGCGTATATCGCGCGCTGGTCGTACGCAACTTCAAAAACAGACGATAGATGTGAACGAGATGGTTCAACAAATTATCAATGCCATGACCATTCAACTGGAAGCAGCGGCGGCTCGCATCACGGTTGATCCGTTACCAACGTGTTATGGCGATATCGGTCAAATCAATCAGGTATTTACGAACTTACTCGATAACGCCATGAAGTATCGTTCGCCAGAACGTCCACTGGTGATTACGCTCTCGGGATCGGTGACCGAAAATGGTGCACTGTATGTCGTTGCTGACAATGGGATAGGTATTGCCAAGGAACATCACGCGAAAATTTGGCTCCCTTTTCACCAACTCAACCCTCGCCATGCTCAAGGGGGGGATGGAATCGGTTTGTCGCTCGTGCGTCGCATCCTCGACCGTCATCGCAGCCGTATCTGGGTCGAATCTAGGGAAAATGCCGGGAGCCGCTTTTTTGTCGAAATTCAACAAACACCGCAGGGGGGGATATGAGCGGCACTATTCTGGTTATTGAAGACGACTTGGGGATGGCCACGCTTGAAGCGGAGGCTATGATGTCCATAGGGCTCACCCCATGTATATTGACTGATGGTCGTAGCGCTTTGGAATGGTTACAGCGTCACGGCGTCGAGAGCGCATTGCTCATGCTGCTCGACCATTCATTACCAGATATGACGGGTATTCATTTTATCGATTCCCTGAAGGAACAGCATATAGCCTTCCCTCCATTTATTGTCATCACGGGCGCTGGCGATGAACAGGTAGCAGTGGATATGATGAAGCGTGGTGCGTATGATTATCTTGTTAAAAATACCGATTTCTTGCATCGTTTGCCGCATGTCGTCAACCATGTTTTGCATGAAGTTGGAATGAGTCGGCGTCTTTCCGTTACCGAACAGGAATTGGCCGATCAACTCCGCTGTTACCATTCTATCCTCAGCACGACACTGGATGGTTTCGCTATTTTGGATCAAAATGGAATCTTTCTCGATGTCAACCAAGCCTACTGCGATATGACGGGATATACTCGCGAGGAACTTCTTGGAGAGTCGCTGGCTATTGTAAAGCACCCATCTTTAAAGCCTGAACAGATACGAGAGCGGATGCAAAGTATTATAGATGCCGGACGAATGCGCTTTGAAGCGGTTGATGTCACGAAAGACGGGCGTACTATTACTGTCGAAATTAGTGCCACATATGAACCTCAACTGGGAGTTATTGCCTTTGTGCGTGATGTTACGGATCGCATGAGGGTTGAAGCAGCCCTGATTGCTGCCCGTGAAAATGCCGAAGCGGCGAATAAGGCGAAGAGCGATTTTCTGGCGAATATGTCTCACGAGATTCGTACTCCGATGAATGCCATTCTGGGGATGAGTGAATTAGCCTTGCGTGAAGCCCCCCAAGGGGTGTATCGCGAAAAACTTGGAAAAATCTACCGATCCGGCCTGCTTTTGTTGGGAATTCTGAACGATATTCTCGACTTTTCTAAAATTGAGGCGGGGATGCTGAAAATTGATCCGTATGCGTTTCATTTTTGTGCCTTGATTGACAACCTGAAAAGCCTCTACGAACATACTATTAAGGAAAAAGGGCTTCATTTTACCATAGACATTGGTGAGTCGCTTGACCAAGCGTTTATCGGTGATGAGCAGCGCTTGCGCCAAGTGTTGACGAATCTTATTGGCAATGCGTTAAAGTTCACGCATTACGGTGAAGTCCGTGTGTCCGTCCACGAGGTGCGACGCGATCAAACGACGGTATGGTTACAAATTGCTATCAGCGATACCGGAATTGGGATATCAGAAGAACAACGTGCTCGATTATTTACGGCCTTCAGTCAAGCAGATACATCGACCACGCGCGACTATGGCGGTACGGGGTTAGGGCTCATTATCAGCCAGCGTCTGGTTTGGGCGATGGAGGGGACAGATATTACTATTGTCAGTACCCCGAATGTTGGCTCGACATTTTCGTTTGTACTGCCGCTTCGCGTATGTGCGGAAACCTTTTCCCCATTGCCACCAGTGAGTAGTCCCGTCGTCATCGACTTCCCCACGTCGAAATTGAGCGGTCATGTGCTTCTGGTTGAAGATAACCAGATTAACCAAGAGGTGGCCAGTGAACAATTGCGTTTACTGGGTGTCACGTTCTCCATAGCAAATAATGGATTAGAAGCGGTTGCGATGGTTGAACGGGAACATTTTGACGCGATTTTGATGGATATTCAAATGCCAGTTATGGATGGGTACGAAGCGACACGGAACATCCGGTTGGGTCATCCCAAAATTCCGATCATTGCCCTGACGGCGGCCGCGATGATCGAGGATCGTCGAAAAGCGTTGCGCGTTGGGATGAGTGCTCATCTGAGTAAGCCAATCCATTTTGGTGAACTCTACGCATTGCTGGCGCAGTGGTTGCCACAGTCGGAAGCCAAGAAAGCTATCAACAGCACCACTCCGCCACTCTCTTTCACCTGCCAGAACACTGAATTTGCAAAGCTGAATGTTGATCGTGCCATTGCGAGGCTGGGGGGGAATACGCAGCTCCACCGCAACTTGCTTGCTGATTTTAACCGGATGTTACAGGGTACTTTTGTTCCTCAAATGCACCAGTTTCTCGTATACGGCGCTGAATTGACTGGCGCCCAACGCAATGACTTGCACACTTTTGCGCATACACTAAAAGGGGCAGCGGCGAATCTTTCCCTTGATACGCTCGCTGAGCTTGCGGCTCGTGTCGACGCTATGGCAAACAGCCAGCAAGCCATTGACGCGTGTTTGCTTGATGCGCTTTACCAAGGCATGAAGCAAATCCACCAAGACATAGATCTCTGGCTCATCTCAGGCGATCAGCGCGTCAAAAATGAAATTGACGAACGTGCTGTTGATGTGGAATATGTGACATGCGTGCTCCAAAAAATCTGTGCGCAGGCGCTTCAGGGTGAATGGATTTCGGCCGAAGAATGGGAGCCGCTTGCAAGTGCTCTACCCAACCATCTACGGCTGCAAAACTGGCCCGCGATTGAGTGTGCACTGCGTAATTTCCGGTATCAGGATGCGGCCACCTTGATCGATAAACTACTCGGGGATCTTTCGTCAGGTGGTGATACGTAGAGGAGAGCAGGGGAGTGAAAGGGGAAGAGGGATGAACAAAGAAAAACCCAAAATTCTCATTGTCGATGATATGCCGACCAATGTGGAAATTCTGGCAACGGCACTCAAAGACGAATATCATATCTTAGTCGCCACCGATGGCAATACGGCGCTATCCATGGCGCAGATGCATATTCCAGATTGTATTTTGCTGGATATAATTATGCCGGTGATGAATGGGTATGAAGTTTTACGGCGTCTAAAGGGGAATCCGCAAACAAATGGTATTCCGGTAATTTTTGTAACAGGAAAAAACGATGACAACGACGAAGAGATGGGACTGTCTATGGGGGCGGTCGACTACATTGTCAAGCCGTTTCGCGCCTCGTTAGTTCGTGCCCGTATCAAAACGCAAGTTCGTCTGCATTTTCAAGAACTCCGCTTATCGCAATTTAACGAAGAATTGCAGAACCGTGTGGCTGAAGAAATGGCGGCGCGTTCGGCTCTCGTTCATGAACGGGAAATCGAACAGCAAGTATTGATTCAGCAATCAAAAATGGCTGATTTAGGGAATATGATGGGGGCGATTGCGCATCAGTGGAAACAACCGCTGAATATTATAGGCATCGCAGCGGATGAGCTTTTAGAGAGTTTTGAGCTGCAAGAGCTTGACGAAGATCGGGTGCGCGAACTACACGATATGCTTGTCCGTCAGGTGCAGTTTATGGCGCAAACGGTGCAAGACTTTCAGGAGTTTTTTAAACCTTCAACCGAATGTGTGGCGTTCGATCTTACCAAAGCGGTGTGCGAGGTGATGGAGTTGCTTAAAGGGCAAATGATGCGATCGTACATAGAAGTAAACTTTTTACAGGAGATGCCTGTTATCATTCAAGGGTTTCCCAGTGAGTTTAAGCAGGTCATCCTAAATATACTCAATAATGCACGCGATGCCTTGCTTGAAAATACTCCTGCGCAACGCACGATTACAATAGCGGTACAGACAACAGATACAGAATATCGGCTGCTTATTTGCGATAATGCCGGAGGCATTCCGAATCACTTGCTGCCAAACGGGATATTTGAGCCGTTTGTGTCGACCAAAGGAAAAAAGGGAACTGGTATCGGTCTTTCCTTGGCGCGCAAAATCATTGAAAAGATGAACGGTACGATTACAGCAGCCAATATTGATGGAGGCGCGGAATTTACACTTACCCTGCCGCGCTAAGCCTTCAGTAAGGAAATATGATGGATATTTTTGACGACGAAATGACCAGCGATGAGCTGTACCGCCTTGCTATTACCGCTACCGGCTTAGGGGTGTGGGAATGGAATGTGCAAGACGATGCCATAACGTGGGATCGTAATTGCTGGGACATGCTTGGCTATTCGTGTTTCAGTCACGTGATGCATTATAGTGACTGGAAAACGATGATCCATCCAGATGACGTACCTCATGTTGAAGCTGAAGTTCAGCGGCAGCTCTTGTGTGGTGCCGACTTTACCGTTGAATTTCGGTACCAGACGTCGGAAGCGCGTTGGTTGTGGGTGCAAGGACAAGGAAAAGTTGTGTCGCGTGATGCCGCCGGCCAACCATTGCGCGTGGTTGGTACCCATGCCAATATCCAAAAACGTAAAGAAGCGGAGCTGGCTCTTCACGAAACGAATGATCAATTACAAGCAGCACTGCAACGGGCAAATGAACTGGCGATCGCTGCTGAGGCGGCGAATACAGCGAAAAGTGAATTTTTATCCAATATGAGTCACGAAATCCGTACGCCGATGAACGCTATTCTTGGTTTAAGTGAACTGGCATTGCGCGAGGCTCCCGCCGGAAAATGTCGCGAACAATTGGGAAAAATCTACCACTCTGGCCTCGCCCTACTGGGTATCCTGAATGATATTCTTGATTTGTCAAAAATTGAAGCGGGAGAACTCACGCTTGATCCACGCCCCTTTTCTTTACGTGCGCTACTGGAGCAGTTGCAAGGGCTTTTTGCGCCAATGGCACATGAGAAAGCACTCCATTTGGCGTTCGAGGTTGATACACATCTTGACTCCTCATATATCGGCGACGATATGCGGTTGCGCCAAGTGCTCAGTAACCTGATAAGCAACGCCATTAAATTCACTTCCCATGGAGAGGTGCGCGTTCACGTTCATTGTTTGCGGATTGATCAAAATATACGCTGGATTTCTTTTGCGATTCACGACAGCGGTATTGGTATTTCGGCAACGCAACAAACGCGCCTTTTTAAAGCATTCAGTCAAGCTGACACTTCAACCACTCGCGAATATGGCGGAACAGGGCTGGGGTTGATTATCAGTCAGCGCTTGGTCTGGGCGATGGGTGGAAGCGATATCCGCATCCGAAGTGAGTTAAATAAGGGATCGACGTTTTATTTTGATGTGCCACTGCTATTTTGTACCAAGGAGACGTTGCGGCAAGGCATGGCTCACACGAAGGTAACTCTCGAAAAACACCAACGGTTATCCGGTCATGTATTATTGGCTGAAGATAATCCCATCAACCAAGAGGTTTCGCGCGAACAACTGCGCCGGATGGGGATTCGTGTTACAATCGTGAACAATGGTGCGGAGGCGGTGGCTGCCCATTCTTTGGGGAGTTTTGATGCCATTTTGATGGATATTCAAATGCCAGTTATGGATGGTTACGAGGCAACACGGCGCATTCGCGAGGTAGATACTGCAATCCCGATTCTTGCGCTTACTGCCGCAGCTCTGGTTGAAGATCGTCAAAAAACAGTAGAAGCTGGTATGAATGCTCATCTTGGTAAACCGGTTCATGCGGCGGAGTTATACGCTACACTGGCTCAGTGGTTACCGTTAGCATCGCTTGCCGCTGATAATGAAAAGAAAGTTGATGAGTCACATTAAGATGTGCTACAAGTGCATTTGTTCACTAATTACTTGTTGGCAATGATTGCATTGCCGAATAACCCTCTATAACCGCAAGGCACAGTAAGGTGTTGCATGGAAAAGGGTAACGAAATAACTTTCGCAATAAAAGATGAAGAAACGGTACGCCGGAGATT
This sequence is a window from Chrysiogenes arsenatis DSM 11915. Protein-coding genes within it:
- a CDS encoding sensor histidine kinase — protein: MSAFPYGTIDSPAMLQQKIEELLATNAELVLKNEELENIIAIASHDLRSPLVNIHRFSQRQEKLMGFLLNRLACSDVPDAVRADLASMLHEEIPTAHTFIQSSTRKMDSLINGLLRISRAGRTQLQKQTIDVNEMVQQIINAMTIQLEAAAARITVDPLPTCYGDIGQINQVFTNLLDNAMKYRSPERPLVITLSGSVTENGALYVVADNGIGIAKEHHAKIWLPFHQLNPRHAQGGDGIGLSLVRRILDRHRSRIWVESRENAGSRFFVEIQQTPQGGI
- a CDS encoding hybrid sensor histidine kinase/response regulator; this translates as MSGTILVIEDDLGMATLEAEAMMSIGLTPCILTDGRSALEWLQRHGVESALLMLLDHSLPDMTGIHFIDSLKEQHIAFPPFIVITGAGDEQVAVDMMKRGAYDYLVKNTDFLHRLPHVVNHVLHEVGMSRRLSVTEQELADQLRCYHSILSTTLDGFAILDQNGIFLDVNQAYCDMTGYTREELLGESLAIVKHPSLKPEQIRERMQSIIDAGRMRFEAVDVTKDGRTITVEISATYEPQLGVIAFVRDVTDRMRVEAALIAARENAEAANKAKSDFLANMSHEIRTPMNAILGMSELALREAPQGVYREKLGKIYRSGLLLLGILNDILDFSKIEAGMLKIDPYAFHFCALIDNLKSLYEHTIKEKGLHFTIDIGESLDQAFIGDEQRLRQVLTNLIGNALKFTHYGEVRVSVHEVRRDQTTVWLQIAISDTGIGISEEQRARLFTAFSQADTSTTRDYGGTGLGLIISQRLVWAMEGTDITIVSTPNVGSTFSFVLPLRVCAETFSPLPPVSSPVVIDFPTSKLSGHVLLVEDNQINQEVASEQLRLLGVTFSIANNGLEAVAMVEREHFDAILMDIQMPVMDGYEATRNIRLGHPKIPIIALTAAAMIEDRRKALRVGMSAHLSKPIHFGELYALLAQWLPQSEAKKAINSTTPPLSFTCQNTEFAKLNVDRAIARLGGNTQLHRNLLADFNRMLQGTFVPQMHQFLVYGAELTGAQRNDLHTFAHTLKGAAANLSLDTLAELAARVDAMANSQQAIDACLLDALYQGMKQIHQDIDLWLISGDQRVKNEIDERAVDVEYVTCVLQKICAQALQGEWISAEEWEPLASALPNHLRLQNWPAIECALRNFRYQDAATLIDKLLGDLSSGGDT
- a CDS encoding hybrid sensor histidine kinase/response regulator; translated protein: MNKEKPKILIVDDMPTNVEILATALKDEYHILVATDGNTALSMAQMHIPDCILLDIIMPVMNGYEVLRRLKGNPQTNGIPVIFVTGKNDDNDEEMGLSMGAVDYIVKPFRASLVRARIKTQVRLHFQELRLSQFNEELQNRVAEEMAARSALVHEREIEQQVLIQQSKMADLGNMMGAIAHQWKQPLNIIGIAADELLESFELQELDEDRVRELHDMLVRQVQFMAQTVQDFQEFFKPSTECVAFDLTKAVCEVMELLKGQMMRSYIEVNFLQEMPVIIQGFPSEFKQVILNILNNARDALLENTPAQRTITIAVQTTDTEYRLLICDNAGGIPNHLLPNGIFEPFVSTKGKKGTGIGLSLARKIIEKMNGTITAANIDGGAEFTLTLPR
- a CDS encoding PAS domain-containing hybrid sensor histidine kinase/response regulator; the protein is MDIFDDEMTSDELYRLAITATGLGVWEWNVQDDAITWDRNCWDMLGYSCFSHVMHYSDWKTMIHPDDVPHVEAEVQRQLLCGADFTVEFRYQTSEARWLWVQGQGKVVSRDAAGQPLRVVGTHANIQKRKEAELALHETNDQLQAALQRANELAIAAEAANTAKSEFLSNMSHEIRTPMNAILGLSELALREAPAGKCREQLGKIYHSGLALLGILNDILDLSKIEAGELTLDPRPFSLRALLEQLQGLFAPMAHEKALHLAFEVDTHLDSSYIGDDMRLRQVLSNLISNAIKFTSHGEVRVHVHCLRIDQNIRWISFAIHDSGIGISATQQTRLFKAFSQADTSTTREYGGTGLGLIISQRLVWAMGGSDIRIRSELNKGSTFYFDVPLLFCTKETLRQGMAHTKVTLEKHQRLSGHVLLAEDNPINQEVSREQLRRMGIRVTIVNNGAEAVAAHSLGSFDAILMDIQMPVMDGYEATRRIREVDTAIPILALTAAALVEDRQKTVEAGMNAHLGKPVHAAELYATLAQWLPLASLAADNEKKVDESH